One part of the Bacteroidia bacterium genome encodes these proteins:
- a CDS encoding DUF4294 domain-containing protein — MQRFLKHIIFLASISLIGYSLSFGQERPKPEDRFKAYEYMGEMWMTGSLDPVDIIDSYPTKKQLRRGKRRIAKFTKLRWNIHKTYPYAVKVGEVMEDANKELAGIHDKKDRKKYLKSREEELFGRYEQDLRKMSRSQGKMLVKLISRQTGNSTYHLIKETKSGASAFFWQTVGRLFGINLKTEYDAEEEMMIEAVVHELERGGYNIAYRTYNYVLTD; from the coding sequence GTGCAAAGATTTTTAAAACATATTATTTTCCTGGCCTCAATATCCTTAATCGGATATAGCTTAAGCTTTGGACAAGAGCGTCCCAAGCCTGAGGATCGCTTTAAGGCCTATGAATATATGGGGGAAATGTGGATGACAGGAAGTCTTGATCCTGTTGATATTATTGATTCATATCCCACCAAAAAACAGCTACGAAGAGGAAAAAGGCGTATCGCCAAGTTTACCAAGCTTCGTTGGAACATCCATAAGACTTATCCTTATGCTGTAAAGGTTGGAGAGGTCATGGAAGATGCGAATAAAGAGCTGGCGGGTATTCACGATAAAAAGGATCGGAAAAAATACCTGAAGTCTCGGGAAGAAGAGCTTTTTGGCAGATATGAGCAAGATCTTAGGAAAATGAGCCGTTCGCAAGGGAAAATGTTGGTCAAGCTCATTTCTCGTCAAACTGGAAATTCAACCTATCATCTGATCAAAGAAACCAAAAGCGGTGCTTCTGCCTTTTTCTGGCAAACGGTTGGGCGTTTGTTTGGTATAAACCTCAAGACAGAATACGATGCTGAAGAAGAAATGATGATAGAAGCCGTTGTCCATGAACTGGAAAGAGGAGGCTATAATATCGCCTATCGTACCTACAATTATGTGCTCACGGATTAG